CTTGTCATCCTTGATGGTGATTGGTCGATCCTCCTTGATTCTCTCCATAGCTAGCGGGCAGTCAAGCTAACATAAAAGAGAAGGTAGAGGAGAACAACATATGGCATAACCCAATTTACTCATATTCAGATATTGTTCTATTGTTCAGCAGCCCGCAGAGTTGCCTAAAGCACTTATACATCTGGGATCAGCCACTATGTGTTACATTGAGTGGATTACATCTTCTATCTGCAAGACCGGCACTCTACTCAAAGCAGTGTGACTGATATAAACTCACTCTGTACTTCCTGCAGAAGTCATCGATAGAACCCACGTCAGATCCCTGGACCTGTTTGAAAGCAGCCTTGTATTGCACCAGCAACCTGGAGCAAGCAGCCGTGTACCTGACAGAAACACACAGTAATCACTCTCATAACAGATTTTCAAACTCCAATGTTGAAACAACCTCATACATatacagacaatattttttaacacacacacctttatttACAGTCCATAACACATACGTACACAACCAGTGAAGAGTGTAAACTCACTCATTAGGGGTCACACAGTCTTTGATGTAAGCTTTCTCCAGGGCCTGAAGTGTCTTCACCACAGCAAACAGCTCTGCCATGTTGTCAAACCTTGATTAATACAAGCACAATGCTCAATGTTAACATTTAACCTACATGGATTGTGAATAGCTTATATTATTAATTTACAGTCAATGTTCACTTACTTCTCTCGTTCTCTTGCATTCTTGTACAATTTTACTtcctaaaaaaacagaaaacagtaTTATTTTTTCTTTCTGATAAAATGCAGGTACAAAAAGCAGGTAACAGCAGGAAACTCAAAGCCAAATTAAATATCTAAAAGAGCTCCACCAAATATGTCACAAGAAGCAATTATGCAAACCCTACAAAACTCCACGCCACTTACCTCATACAATTCAGGTTTATTGGCAGGAGCTATAATGAAGAGAAATATACAAGTATAACAGTCACAGATGCTTTATAAGACGAGCAAATTTCTGATGATCATGTCTATAAAGTGcatattttattttaacctttatttaactgcagaacaaattcttatttacaatgacggcctaggaacagtgactgccttgttcaggagcagaacgacatatttttaccttgtcagctccgggattcgatctagcaacccttCGGtgacaggcccaacgctctaaccactaggctacctgccgccccatctgTGACTGTTTCAAGGCAAACTTAAAAGTTCCAATGCAGCAGTTTttctctcaatatcaaataatttatgggtaacaattaTGTACCTTATCGTGATTGCTTTCAATTAAAATGCTAACAAAAAATATAGCTTCttaacaaagagcaatttctcaagcaataattgtgctaggactgtctgggtgtggtctgagtggggaggcaaaaacagaaaatgtgttgTTATTGGCAGAGTTTGGGAACTATTTCTTAttagtctattaactaatttactggcCAAAACTCTATCCCACCAAAATAGGCAGAAATGTCaggtattttcaaacagctcttacactaacagagtattatcatcattttcacaatttcacagtattattaacCTCAGTGTggatatataaaacacaggaaaattgtGTTTCTGACTAGGCCttcaatatataataatatatgccatttcacagacacttttatccaaagcgactaagtcatgcgtgcatacattttacgtatgggtggtcccaggaatcgaacACAATACTCTgccattgcaagcgccatgctctaccaactgagctacaaaggaccaacTTACCTCCTCCCATACCTCCCGTGACAGGTATTCCGTGAAACATGGTGAATGCTGCTCTCACAATTTGATCTATTGAAAGTAATACATGTTAACACAAATCTATTTCAAATTCTTCAGCTACAGTATAAACAGTGTTGACAGCTAGGAAGGTTAGACAAACCAATAGCTAAGAGTTGGAGGATGACATCAGTAAGTGAACAACCGCCAATTAAAATACATATCAAAGTAAATTAATTGACTAAACTGTGGCTGTAACGTTACAGATCtgtcatgttagctagctagctactgtcacTATAGRAAGAGAGAAGAAAAGCAGGAAGAAGACCTCTCTTGGATTGCAAACACGTAAtgtagcttagctagctaactacatgttGCTAAATTAGTGGTGAATTCATCTCATTACAGATATTGGCAAGGGCCATGACAAGATAAATAGATATCAACAACAACATTCAAAAGTGATGAGATCCTGTATGAAAAATAAActagctaaatagctaacgttagctagttagcgtttcctttgtgatttatttagcctAAAGAAACACTTAAGGACACATTATATTGGATGGATAAGTGAGGACAATTCGCGGTATCGCTGGTACGGCGATTCAAATTGTATACACATGTTATCCGACCAATATCTGAATAACAAATCAACATTTGCTAGGAATATTCCACTCACCCTCTTGGCAAATTGAAGTGACATCAGTGTAAACCGTTCACGGTCTATGGTGTAAACACACCCCTCGCGAAACCAAAGGACCCACAGACGTCAAAACATAAGGTGCCCTTCTGTGCCTCACTMAAATTCATATAATTTGAAATAAGTATTAAAATACAAACAAGATCAtaaagtgagtgagtggagttTTATAAGAACTATCTGGCGCYCGAGACAAAAATAGTATTGCATTTGCTAGGTGAAAAAGCAAATTGGAAAAAKAATTAAAAACTCCCCCCATACCTCTACAGAGTCTCTCTGATATACTAACTAAAGCTGGTATATGTTTTGACAAATGTCGTGGGTGAAGTTCCTGTTTCATTAGTCTTTATTTTGTCACCCAAAGCAAACGGGGATTTCAATGCAAATCGAAGAAGGCTGGCTTCCAAACGTATTATTCATTAGTGTATGCAAGCCTGTCCTTTCTTACCACGTAAATCTCCAAAGCATCATCTCAGACTTCAACACAGGAGGAGTGTGGGGTTTGGCTGGACACTGTAGACATCAAAGGAAAGGCAAAAAAAGGTACTGTACCTTGGAAAACTTCTGTCCCATTACTCTTTGACTGGCTCAGAACCAATGTCTAacaagggatccagcttttgtcaaattagtGTCCATATTTTTTGGGGCACTTAAGTAACCCTAATCCtttgcctaaccttaacctaatactcctaacctgctatgttacttctcctaacctgctacaaatcTGAccttaatttgacaaaagctggatcccttctagccatgacccagTCAAAGTGCTCAAAGTGAATGTTATGTCATGAAAACAAGATACTCCATTACTATGATTCTTTATCGTAATTAAAAAGATAATGGACGCTAGTGCCCAAAAGCCTgtgttagcatgggcagcgccattgaggactttcataattttgaagtagtcaactgggtgggacttccaatgGGTTaaaaggatcacataattccgtCCAgatcaccaggagggatcagccaatgaattatacgtgttatcaaacattccataactgcaggtggcagtaaaatCGCCAACCTtgactttatacctgttcaaacaacacatttCAGGTGGCAGTATgaaccctttcagtttgtttaccaactgatagtaaaggggtggatcagctttaatattgcggatagattgttgcttccatcaatgtaattgtctgcatcatttccaatcacccatatatttttggggtaattatacacacacacacacacacacacatacatacatacatacatacgtatgtgtgtatgtatgtatatatacacacctatatatatatatatatatatatacacacacacacatatatatatgtgtttatatgtatatatatgtatacacacatacatatacgtatatatacatgtatatgcatatatacacacacacatatatatatacacatataaatacacatatatatgtgtgtgtgtatatacagtgtggagaacaagtatttgatacactgccYattttgcaggttttcctacttacaaagcatgtagaggtctgtcatttttatcataggtacacttcaactgtgagagacggaatcaaaaatccagaaaatcacattatgatttttaagtaattcattaagcattttattgcatgacataagtatttgatacctaccaaccagtaggaattccggctctcacagacctgttagtttttctttaagaagccctcctgttctccactcattacctgtattaactgcacctgtttgaactcgttacctgtataaaagacacctgtccacacactcaatcaaacagactccaacctctccacaatggccaagaccagagagctgtgtaaggacatcaggataaaatgttagacctgcacaaggctgggatgggctacaggacaataggcaagcagcttggtgagaaggcaacaactgttggtgcaattattagaaaatggaagaagttcaagatgacggtcaatcaccctcggtctggggctccagcaagatctcacctcgtggggaaacaatgatcatgaggaaggtgagggatcagcccagaactatgacctgaagagagctgggaccacagtctcaaagaaaaccattagtaacacactacgctgtcatggattaaaatcctgcagcgcacgcaaggtccccctgctcaagccagcgcatgtctaggcccgtctgaagtttgccaatgaccatctggatgatccagagaggaatgggagaaggtcatgtgggctgatgagacaaaaatagagccttttgatctaaactccactcgccgtgtttggaggaagaagaaggatgagtacaaccccaagaacaccatcccaaccgtgaagcatggaggtgaaacatcattctttggggatgcttttctgcaaaggggacaggacgactgcaccgtattgaggggaggatggatggggccatgtatcgcgagatcttggcaacaacctccttccctcagtaagagcattgaagatgggtcgtggctgggtcttccagcatgacaacgacccgaaacacacagccagggcaactaaggagtggctccgtaagaagcatctcaaggtcctggagtggcctagccagtctccagacctgaacccaatagaaaatcctggagggagctgaaagtccgtattgcccagcgacagccccgaaacctgaaggatctggagaaggtctgtatggaggagtgggccaaaaccctgctgcagtgtgtgtgcaaacctggtcaagaacacaggaaacgtatgatctctgtaattgcaaacaaaggtttctgtaccaaatattaagttctgcttttctgatgtatcaaatacttatgtcatgcaataaaatgcaaattaattacttaaaaatcatacaatatgattttctggatttttgttttagattccgtctctcacagttgaagtgtacctatgataaatattacagacctctacatgctttgtaagtaggaaaacctgcaaaatcggcagtgtatcaaatacttgttctccccactgtatatatatatatacacacatgcataagcattcatacatatacacacatatatatacacatatatatattttcacatatatacatacatatacacactttttttaatatacctttattattccttGCAAACCCTCctccaattggagtaaactaataaacaataacacttaggcttctaccttcagtttatacatcttatagacattttacagacacaatctattttacaatagttatattttgtttgtttttagtccttcctctatttctcatgtccatccagtttgatttctatttgtaactgtgctaatTCACcaaatttctgaacctatatacattttacagaccccatatgttttacatttgttatcttgttattagtcccacccttcgactccattcaacccctcccatctatctcttaacaccatccattttggatgtctatttgccatatatatttttattttatttcacctttatttaacc
This genomic window from Salvelinus sp. IW2-2015 linkage group LG30, ASM291031v2, whole genome shotgun sequence contains:
- the vps28 gene encoding vacuolar protein sorting-associated protein 28 homolog: MFHGIPVTGGMGGAPANKPELYEEVKLYKNAREREKFDNMAELFAVVKTLQALEKAYIKDCVTPNEYTAACSRLLVQYKAAFKQVQGSDVGSIDDFCRKYRLDCPLAMERIKEDRPITIKDDKGNLNRCIADIVSLFITVMDKLRLEIRAMDEIQPDLRELMETMNRMSNMPPDNEAKDKVSLWLTTLSSMSASDELDDSQVRQMLFDLESAYNAFNRFLHSS